The following are encoded in a window of Blastocatellia bacterium genomic DNA:
- a CDS encoding ion channel, protein MPVKVLSQFWKTDRYLSLLLGLLLLVVFVLYPMSDRGGFISVVLQALFSLILISGVPVVASNRTVMALATLLAVGTGVVGWLRLYAPREGLIVPGLVMWILFFSLLAGMILVRVFGGGTINFHHIQGAVAVYLLLGVIWAGGYRLVVHLAPAAFNPAPGGDETTLMSRLVYFSFVTLTTVGYGDVTAVHPAARSLALLEALTGQLFPAVLIARLVSMQVSHHEGGRSERP, encoded by the coding sequence ATGCCGGTCAAGGTCCTTTCACAATTCTGGAAAACCGACCGTTATCTGAGCCTTCTGCTCGGCCTGCTGCTGCTTGTCGTTTTCGTCCTCTACCCGATGAGCGACCGCGGCGGGTTTATCAGTGTCGTGCTCCAGGCGCTCTTCTCATTGATTCTGATCTCAGGGGTGCCGGTGGTCGCCAGCAACCGCACGGTGATGGCACTGGCCACCCTGCTTGCGGTCGGCACGGGGGTCGTCGGGTGGCTGAGATTATACGCGCCGCGCGAAGGGCTGATCGTGCCCGGCTTAGTGATGTGGATTCTCTTTTTCTCCTTGCTGGCCGGAATGATTCTGGTGCGTGTATTCGGCGGAGGCACGATCAACTTCCATCACATTCAGGGCGCGGTGGCCGTCTACCTGCTGCTCGGAGTGATATGGGCAGGGGGCTACAGGCTGGTCGTCCATCTGGCGCCGGCGGCCTTCAACCCGGCGCCCGGCGGCGACGAGACAACCTTGATGTCCAGGCTCGTCTACTTCAGCTTTGTGACGCTGACCACCGTCGGCTATGGCGATGTCACGGCGGTACATCCGGCGGCGCGCTCCCTGGCCCTGCTCGAAGCGCTCACCGGACAGCTCTTTCCCGCCGTGCTGATTGCGAGGCTGGTTTCAATGCAAGTCAGTCATCACGAAGGCGGTAGAAGCGAGCGCCCGTAA
- the cax gene encoding calcium/proton exchanger yields the protein MSHAASLHLGTPINQFLRNRVNWLLVFVPVTVALEHAGEVPAPVIFFSAALAIVPMAALIVRATEQLATRTGDAIGGLLNATFGNAPELIISLVALRAGYLEMVRAALVGAILANLLLALGAAFLLGGLRNHDQRFNPAATRAYSTTMFLAAVSLAVPSAFSRYFAPEGSIRQEQLLNVSVACLLLLAYGLYLLFSLKTHPGAFASVASEPGASHEEEQWGLPRAIGSLLGASVMAAWMSEILVGAAEGTGKAMGMSQVFIGIVFLAIVGGAAESGSAIAMARKKKMDLSVGIALGSCIQIALFVAPALVLVSYLIAPQPLDLAFNRAEIGSLFIAVLIGAMVCGDGQSNWYKGIQLITVYAIIALMFYFIPALAP from the coding sequence ATGAGTCACGCCGCTTCATTACATCTTGGCACACCGATCAATCAGTTCTTGCGCAACCGCGTGAACTGGCTGCTGGTGTTTGTGCCGGTCACGGTGGCCTTAGAACATGCCGGCGAAGTGCCCGCGCCGGTGATCTTCTTTTCGGCGGCGCTGGCGATTGTCCCGATGGCGGCGCTGATCGTGCGGGCGACCGAACAACTGGCGACCAGGACGGGTGACGCCATCGGCGGGCTGCTGAACGCGACCTTTGGCAACGCGCCGGAGCTGATCATTTCGCTGGTGGCGCTGCGGGCAGGTTACCTGGAGATGGTGCGCGCGGCGCTAGTCGGAGCCATTCTCGCCAACCTGCTGCTGGCGCTCGGCGCGGCCTTCCTGCTCGGCGGGCTGCGCAATCACGATCAGCGATTCAACCCTGCGGCGACGCGCGCCTACAGCACGACGATGTTTCTTGCCGCCGTCAGCCTCGCCGTGCCGAGCGCCTTCAGCCGCTACTTCGCCCCCGAAGGCAGCATACGGCAGGAGCAGTTGCTCAACGTCAGCGTTGCCTGCTTGCTGCTGCTGGCCTATGGGCTTTACCTGCTCTTCTCGCTGAAGACGCACCCCGGCGCCTTTGCCAGCGTCGCGAGCGAACCGGGCGCAAGTCATGAAGAGGAGCAGTGGGGATTGCCGCGCGCCATCGGCAGCCTGCTCGGCGCGTCGGTGATGGCGGCGTGGATGAGCGAGATTCTCGTCGGCGCGGCTGAAGGCACAGGCAAGGCGATGGGGATGTCGCAGGTCTTCATCGGCATCGTCTTTCTCGCCATCGTCGGGGGCGCCGCCGAGAGCGGCTCGGCCATCGCGATGGCGCGCAAGAAGAAGATGGACCTGTCGGTCGGCATCGCGCTCGGCAGTTGCATACAGATCGCGCTGTTTGTCGCGCCGGCCCTCGTGCTGGTCAGCTACCTGATTGCGCCGCAGCCGCTCGACCTGGCATTCAACCGGGCCGAGATCGGCTCGCTGTTTATCGCCGTGCTGATCGGCGCGATGGTCTGCGGCGATGGCCAGTCGAACTGGTACAAGGGCATTCAACTGATCACCGTCTATGCCATCATTGCGCTCATGTTCTACTTCATCCCGGCGCTGGCGCCTTGA
- the pflA gene encoding pyruvate formate-lyase-activating protein encodes MSDAQPQKVVELEARSPYELRVNLGHGVPETTVREALASGEMGFLHSFTTGSTVDGPGVRVVAWTTGCHWRCLYCHNPDTWTLTNGIPVTLTRLIEELGKYRHGLKIMSGGFTLSGGEPLLQDRFAVKVLAAAKKMGIHTAIETNGELSDRLSDAELEAIDLVMLGIKTWGAERHRHLTGRGSEPTLNFARRLAKLRKPIWVRFVLVPGLTDGAKEVAEIARFAAGLGNVERVEVLPFHQLGRFKWKELGLNYALQETEPATPEVIQRVVAQFQTAGLNAN; translated from the coding sequence ATGAGCGACGCACAGCCACAGAAAGTCGTAGAGCTTGAGGCGAGAAGCCCCTATGAGCTTCGCGTGAACCTGGGCCACGGTGTGCCGGAGACAACCGTGCGCGAGGCGCTCGCGAGCGGCGAGATGGGATTCCTTCACTCCTTCACCACCGGCTCGACGGTTGATGGGCCGGGCGTGCGCGTGGTGGCGTGGACGACCGGGTGCCACTGGCGCTGTCTCTACTGCCACAACCCGGACACCTGGACGTTAACCAACGGCATTCCCGTGACGCTCACGCGCCTCATCGAAGAGCTGGGCAAGTACCGTCATGGGCTGAAGATCATGTCGGGCGGCTTCACCTTGAGCGGCGGCGAGCCGCTCTTACAGGACCGCTTCGCCGTCAAGGTGTTAGCCGCCGCCAAAAAGATGGGCATCCACACCGCGATTGAGACCAACGGCGAATTGAGCGACCGCCTCAGCGACGCCGAGCTGGAAGCGATTGACCTGGTGATGCTCGGCATCAAGACCTGGGGCGCGGAACGCCACCGCCACCTGACCGGAAGGGGGAGCGAGCCGACACTCAATTTCGCGCGCCGCCTGGCCAAACTGCGAAAACCCATCTGGGTGCGCTTCGTGCTGGTGCCCGGACTGACCGACGGCGCGAAAGAGGTCGCCGAGATCGCCCGCTTCGCCGCCGGCCTCGGCAACGTCGAGCGCGTCGAGGTGCTCCCCTTCCACCAGTTGGGCCGCTTCAAGTGGAAAGAGCTGGGGCTCAACTACGCGCTTCAAGAAACCGAGCCGGCCACTCCCGAAGTGATTCAGCGAGTGGTCGCGCAGTTCCAGACCGCCGGACTGAATGCAAACTGA
- the pflB gene encoding formate C-acetyltransferase gives MATKVAQEIARQKTPAAWEGFKPGQWQKQINVRDFIQQNYDPYDGDAAFLARATERTRDLWARLNALFTEERRKGVLDVSQIPSSITSHGPGYIDRDNEVIVGLQTEAPLKRAIMPNGGLRMVLSALKAYGYEPDPYVIETFTKYRKTHNDAVFDAYTADVRRCRSSHILTGLPDAYGRGRIIGDYRRVALYGVARLIEQKQAEKRSLDSAMSIDASIRDREELSEQIRALKELQQMAAAYGFDISVPARTAREAVQWLYFGYLAAVKEQNGAAMSLGRTSTFLDVYFERDLAAGAITEEQAQEIIDDFVIKLRIVRFLRTPDYDELFAGDPTWVTESIAGMGDDGRPLVTKTSFRFLQTLYNLGPGPEPNLTIWYSPRLPDGFRNFATKVAIDTSSIQFESDEIMRRSWGDDGAIACCVSPMLVGKQMQFFGARANLAKCLLYAINGGRDEISGEQIGPAIGAIEGDRLDFDTVTDKFEKMMDWLASVYVNAMNIIHYMHDKYAYERVEMALHDYAPLRTMAFGMAGLSVVADSLSAIRFAKVRVVRDETGLIIDYQREGDYPQFGNNDNRVDHLAVWVVSTFMNKLRKYPTYRNALHTQSILTITSNVVYGKATGNTPDGRRQGEPFAPGANPMHGRDTHGIHASAASVAKIPYRDAADGISLTATLVPEGLGRVAEDRIANLRGMLDAFFSATGFHMNVNVLNRNTLLDAMDHPENYPHLTIRVSGYAVNFVRLTREQQMDVINRTFHGEQVTT, from the coding sequence ATGGCTACTAAGGTTGCACAAGAGATCGCCCGCCAAAAGACGCCTGCCGCATGGGAAGGCTTCAAGCCGGGGCAGTGGCAGAAGCAGATCAACGTCCGTGATTTCATTCAGCAGAACTACGACCCGTACGACGGCGACGCGGCGTTCCTGGCGCGCGCCACCGAGCGGACAAGGGACCTCTGGGCGCGGCTGAACGCGCTGTTTACGGAAGAGCGCCGCAAAGGCGTGCTCGACGTGTCGCAGATTCCCAGCTCGATCACCTCGCATGGGCCGGGCTACATCGACCGCGACAACGAAGTGATCGTCGGCCTTCAGACCGAAGCGCCATTGAAGCGCGCCATCATGCCGAACGGCGGCTTGCGCATGGTGCTGAGCGCGCTGAAGGCGTATGGCTACGAGCCCGACCCGTATGTCATCGAGACGTTCACGAAATACCGCAAGACCCATAACGACGCGGTCTTTGACGCCTACACGGCGGACGTCCGCCGTTGCCGCAGCTCGCACATTCTGACAGGGCTGCCTGACGCTTACGGGCGTGGCCGCATCATCGGCGATTACCGGCGCGTGGCGCTCTACGGCGTGGCGCGGCTCATCGAGCAGAAGCAGGCAGAGAAGCGCAGCCTTGACTCGGCCATGTCGATTGACGCGAGCATCCGCGACCGCGAGGAACTGAGCGAGCAGATTCGCGCCCTCAAAGAGCTACAGCAGATGGCCGCCGCCTACGGCTTCGACATCTCTGTGCCGGCGCGCACGGCACGCGAGGCCGTGCAGTGGCTTTATTTCGGCTACCTGGCGGCGGTCAAAGAACAGAACGGCGCGGCGATGTCGCTGGGCCGCACCTCGACTTTCCTCGACGTCTACTTCGAGCGCGACCTTGCGGCGGGCGCGATCACCGAAGAGCAAGCGCAGGAGATCATCGATGATTTCGTCATCAAGCTGCGCATCGTCCGCTTCTTGCGGACGCCGGATTACGACGAGCTGTTTGCCGGCGACCCGACCTGGGTGACCGAGTCAATTGCCGGCATGGGCGACGACGGGCGGCCGCTGGTGACAAAGACGAGCTTCCGTTTTCTTCAGACGCTTTATAATCTCGGCCCCGGCCCGGAACCGAACCTGACGATCTGGTATAGCCCACGCCTGCCCGATGGCTTCCGCAATTTCGCGACGAAAGTGGCCATAGATACCAGCTCCATTCAATTTGAAAGCGACGAGATCATGCGCCGCTCGTGGGGCGACGACGGCGCCATCGCCTGTTGCGTGTCGCCGATGCTGGTGGGTAAGCAGATGCAGTTCTTCGGGGCCCGCGCCAACCTCGCCAAGTGCCTGCTGTACGCCATCAACGGCGGCAGGGACGAGATCAGCGGCGAGCAGATCGGGCCGGCCATCGGCGCCATCGAGGGCGACCGACTCGACTTCGACACGGTGACCGACAAGTTCGAGAAGATGATGGACTGGCTCGCCTCTGTCTATGTCAACGCCATGAACATCATCCACTACATGCACGACAAGTACGCTTACGAGCGGGTCGAGATGGCGCTGCACGACTACGCGCCGCTGCGCACGATGGCCTTCGGCATGGCCGGGCTGTCGGTCGTCGCCGACTCGCTGTCGGCCATCCGTTTCGCTAAGGTGCGTGTGGTCCGCGACGAGACCGGGCTGATAATCGACTATCAGCGGGAAGGCGATTACCCGCAGTTCGGCAACAATGACAACCGCGTTGACCACCTCGCCGTGTGGGTCGTCTCCACGTTCATGAACAAGCTGAGAAAATACCCGACCTATCGCAATGCGTTGCACACGCAGTCCATCCTGACCATCACCTCGAACGTTGTGTATGGCAAAGCCACAGGCAACACGCCCGATGGCCGACGGCAAGGCGAGCCGTTCGCGCCGGGCGCTAACCCCATGCACGGGCGCGACACGCATGGCATCCATGCCTCGGCGGCGTCGGTCGCCAAGATTCCTTATCGAGATGCTGCCGACGGCATCTCGCTGACGGCGACGCTGGTGCCGGAGGGGCTGGGGCGAGTCGCTGAAGACCGCATCGCCAACCTGCGCGGCATGCTCGACGCCTTCTTCAGCGCCACGGGTTTCCACATGAACGTGAATGTCTTGAACCGCAACACGCTGCTCGACGCGATGGATCACCCGGAGAATTACCCGCACCTGACGATACGTGTGTCGGGCTACGCCGTGAACTTCGTGCGGCTGACTCGCGAGCAGCAGATGGATGTGATTAACCGGACATTCCATGGAGAGCAGGTGACGACATGA
- a CDS encoding acetate/propionate family kinase, with amino-acid sequence MDDYALVLNAGSSSLKFCVYRRPLVESWRLEARGQIEGIGTAPRLSVKDADGRAFGNGRMQEEIRNGRDALDFLAIWLRSRYGGARVLGVGHRVVHGGAQFTGPTVVTREVLAELYDLVPLAPLHQPHNLAAIEAVFERLPDVPQVACFDTSFHRTLAEVARVIPLPRDLCRTEVQRYGFHGLSYEYIASVLPQEAPEIAGGRVIVAHLGSGSSLCALNEGKSVDSSFSFTALDGLCMGTRPGAIDPGVLLYLFQSLNLSPKDVEAILYKQSGLLGISGISNDMRVLLAHDEPQARLAVDYFVYRAAKEIGALAAVLGGVEALVFTAGIGENSPEIRWRICEASRWLGVELDTEANNSKGPRISGPHSKVSAWVIPTNEELMIARHTGALLGLS; translated from the coding sequence ATGGACGATTATGCGCTTGTGCTCAACGCCGGGTCGTCGAGCTTGAAGTTCTGCGTCTATCGCCGGCCCCTGGTCGAAAGCTGGCGGCTGGAGGCGCGCGGCCAGATCGAAGGCATCGGCACCGCACCGCGCCTGTCGGTCAAAGACGCCGACGGCAGGGCCTTTGGCAATGGGCGGATGCAAGAAGAGATTCGCAACGGGCGCGACGCGCTCGATTTCCTGGCCATCTGGTTACGCTCGCGCTACGGCGGCGCGCGGGTGCTGGGCGTCGGTCACCGCGTCGTTCATGGCGGCGCGCAATTTACCGGCCCGACCGTGGTGACCCGCGAAGTGCTGGCCGAACTCTACGATCTGGTTCCGCTGGCCCCGCTCCATCAGCCGCATAATCTGGCTGCCATTGAGGCGGTCTTCGAACGGCTGCCGGACGTGCCGCAGGTCGCCTGCTTCGATACGAGTTTTCATCGCACCCTTGCAGAGGTCGCGCGGGTTATTCCACTGCCGCGCGACCTCTGCAGAACCGAGGTGCAACGCTATGGCTTTCACGGCCTCTCTTACGAATACATCGCCTCAGTCTTGCCGCAGGAAGCCCCGGAGATCGCTGGCGGGCGCGTCATCGTCGCCCACCTCGGCAGCGGCTCCAGTCTCTGCGCCTTGAACGAAGGCAAGAGCGTTGATAGCAGCTTCAGCTTCACGGCGCTCGACGGGCTATGCATGGGGACGAGGCCGGGCGCGATTGACCCCGGCGTGCTGCTTTATCTATTTCAAAGTCTCAACCTCTCCCCTAAAGACGTCGAGGCGATTCTCTACAAGCAGTCCGGCCTGCTCGGCATCTCCGGCATCAGCAATGATATGCGCGTCCTGCTCGCTCACGACGAGCCGCAGGCGCGGCTGGCCGTCGACTACTTCGTCTACCGCGCGGCCAAAGAGATCGGCGCGCTGGCGGCGGTTTTGGGCGGCGTTGAGGCGCTGGTCTTCACCGCAGGCATTGGCGAAAACTCGCCCGAAATTCGCTGGCGCATCTGTGAGGCTTCGCGCTGGCTCGGCGTCGAGCTCGACACAGAGGCGAACAACAGCAAAGGCCCGCGCATCTCCGGGCCGCACAGCAAGGTCTCGGCCTGGGTGATCCCCACCAATGAGGAATTGATGATCGCCCGCCACACAGGGGCGCTGCTCGGCCTCAGTTGA
- a CDS encoding phosphate acetyltransferase — MKQATGTGKYERLLERCKNLEPIPTAVAYPCEASALAGAVEAAHLGLIVPILVGPVAAIEATAQSAGVDIGGLQIIDVADSHAAATTAVRLIREDKAELLMKGSLHTDELMAAVVAREGGLRTARRISHVFVMDIPTYHKVLIVTDGAINIAPTLEDKVDICQNAIDLACSLGLDRPKVAILAAVENVTSKMPATIDAAALCKMVERRQIGGAILDGPLAFDNAISKQAAQTKGIRSLVAGDPDILLAPDLEAGNILAKQLSFLANADSAGLVLGARVPIILTSRADSVRSRIASCAVAMLAAHARRRGQ, encoded by the coding sequence ATGAAGCAGGCAACCGGAACCGGAAAGTATGAACGGCTGCTCGAACGCTGTAAGAATTTGGAGCCAATCCCTACCGCCGTCGCTTACCCATGCGAAGCCAGCGCGCTTGCAGGGGCGGTCGAGGCGGCGCACCTGGGGCTGATCGTGCCCATTCTTGTCGGCCCTGTCGCCGCCATCGAAGCGACCGCCCAAAGCGCCGGCGTAGACATCGGCGGACTTCAAATCATCGACGTAGCGGACAGCCACGCGGCGGCGACAACAGCGGTCAGGTTGATTCGCGAAGACAAGGCCGAACTTCTGATGAAGGGCAGCCTGCACACTGACGAATTGATGGCCGCTGTTGTCGCCCGTGAAGGCGGCTTGCGTACCGCGCGCCGCATCAGCCACGTCTTCGTCATGGACATCCCCACCTATCACAAGGTGCTGATCGTCACCGACGGCGCGATCAACATCGCCCCGACGCTGGAAGACAAAGTTGACATCTGCCAGAACGCCATTGACCTGGCCTGCTCACTCGGCCTCGACAGGCCGAAGGTCGCCATCCTCGCGGCGGTCGAGAACGTGACTTCAAAGATGCCGGCCACCATTGACGCCGCCGCGCTCTGCAAGATGGTCGAGCGCCGACAGATCGGCGGCGCTATTTTGGATGGGCCGCTCGCCTTTGACAACGCCATCAGCAAGCAGGCGGCCCAGACCAAAGGCATCCGCTCGCTGGTCGCAGGCGACCCGGACATCCTGCTGGCGCCCGACCTCGAAGCCGGCAACATCCTCGCCAAACAGCTCAGCTTCCTGGCCAACGCCGATAGCGCCGGCCTGGTGCTGGGCGCCAGAGTGCCGATCATCCTCACCAGTCGGGCCGACAGCGTGCGGTCCCGCATCGCCAGTTGCGCTGTCGCCATGCTGGCCGCCCACGCGCGCCGACGCGGGCAATAG
- a CDS encoding MFS transporter, whose product MGAPATTALIGKPTAHTGIRMATVAWLLAAVYYFYQYALRSAPAVMMPQLSEAFGLSALGVASIVGLFYYGYSPFSLVAGAAMDRLGPRRLLPAAAVVVGLGALLFATGSPAAASIGRFLQGAGGVFALVGAIYIATKNFPASVAATLIGATQMFGMAGGSAGQFVVGPLIGGGMAWSSFWVGMGISGLLIGGLLFLLLPKDEMPRPPDNWLKSANAAFAVVFKNPQSILCGLISGLLFIPTTIADMIWGVRFLQEGHGFDYGEAVMRSATVPLGWIIGCPLLGFISDRIGRRKPVIITGAIVLLACMAWILYGRTDAFPPYLLGLVAGTASGAAMIPYTIIKEANPPQYGGTATGVINFINFTFSALLGPVFAGLLHRISGGAAQMELAHYQAAFVPLLVGVAIALVLALMLKETGTAVRGQAAGARRRS is encoded by the coding sequence ATGGGAGCGCCAGCAACGACCGCACTGATCGGCAAGCCCACGGCGCACACCGGGATAAGGATGGCCACTGTCGCCTGGTTGTTGGCAGCGGTCTATTACTTCTACCAGTACGCGCTGCGCTCGGCGCCGGCGGTCATGATGCCGCAGTTGTCGGAAGCCTTCGGCCTCAGCGCCCTGGGCGTCGCTTCGATTGTCGGGTTGTTCTACTACGGCTATTCGCCTTTCAGCCTGGTCGCCGGTGCGGCGATGGATCGGCTGGGGCCACGGCGGTTGCTGCCGGCTGCGGCGGTGGTGGTTGGTTTGGGAGCGCTGCTGTTTGCCACGGGCAGCCCCGCCGCCGCCAGCATCGGCAGATTTCTGCAAGGGGCCGGTGGCGTCTTCGCGCTGGTCGGCGCGATCTACATCGCCACCAAAAACTTTCCCGCCTCGGTCGCCGCCACCTTGATCGGCGCGACGCAGATGTTCGGCATGGCCGGCGGCTCAGCCGGGCAGTTCGTTGTCGGGCCGCTGATCGGCGGGGGCATGGCCTGGAGCAGCTTCTGGGTCGGCATGGGCATAAGCGGATTGTTGATCGGCGGGCTGCTCTTTCTGCTTCTGCCGAAGGACGAAATGCCGCGCCCGCCCGACAACTGGCTGAAAAGCGCCAACGCCGCCTTTGCCGTCGTCTTCAAGAACCCGCAGTCGATCTTGTGCGGGTTAATCTCGGGGTTGCTTTTCATCCCGACGACCATCGCTGACATGATCTGGGGCGTGCGTTTTTTGCAGGAAGGGCATGGCTTCGATTACGGCGAAGCGGTCATGCGCTCGGCAACCGTCCCGCTCGGTTGGATTATCGGCTGCCCTTTGCTCGGCTTCATCTCAGACCGCATCGGGCGGCGCAAACCTGTGATCATCACAGGCGCTATCGTACTCCTGGCCTGCATGGCCTGGATCCTCTATGGTCGCACCGACGCCTTCCCGCCATATTTACTCGGGCTTGTGGCCGGAACGGCGTCGGGAGCGGCCATGATTCCTTATACAATAATTAAAGAAGCCAACCCGCCGCAGTATGGCGGCACGGCCACTGGCGTCATCAACTTTATCAACTTCACCTTCAGCGCGTTACTTGGGCCGGTCTTCGCCGGGCTGCTGCATCGCATCTCTGGCGGGGCCGCGCAAATGGAGCTGGCGCATTACCAGGCGGCCTTCGTGCCGCTGCTGGTCGGTGTCGCTATCGCCCTCGTCCTCGCTCTGATGTTGAAGGAAACCGGCACGGCAGTCCGCGGGCAGGCCGCCGGGGCCAGGCGGAGGTCGTGA
- a CDS encoding L-serine ammonia-lyase — MSKEVEMLNDEPSASERLEEADQQDPLSRSDQLISQEIPHGMDRRTFLMRSAVVGATALITGHSISAQQRTERATGAPLIATGTPTKLDSNLNVVKQAKGPVMTTLDEFYKVGPGPSSSHTIGPMRITYDFYQRCTKLPADKLAKATGLKVHLYGSLSATGKGHGTERSSLAGVIGKEPATIDPAFLDSLRDNPDQTFPVKLGTTTFNVSLKDIIYDAPKGDFPHPNTMTAKLLAGTEVLLEQEYYSVGGGFIEWKGYTPPKKNPPKYPFSTMTELRQHAEKNNLSIAQVILANEMSIAGRSEQEVYAFIDKITNAMVAIVKSGLSAPEDSVLPGPIKLQSKAATVYKRAMDDQFQSDRGIGALSAYALAGSEENGRGHLVVTAPTGGSAGVLPALVYGLGEGGRKLPQEKIRQGMLAAAAIGYLCKHNATLAAAEGGCQAEIGVASAMAAALVATAHDAIPRVVENAAESALEHHLGMTCDPVAGFVQVPCIERCAFGAVKAWTAWVIASNEIASRHRVDLDATIAAMAQTAKDMNSKYKETSEAGLAVSVTLC, encoded by the coding sequence ATGTCTAAAGAAGTCGAGATGCTTAATGATGAGCCCAGCGCAAGCGAGCGCTTAGAGGAAGCCGATCAGCAAGATCCGCTTAGCCGCTCGGACCAGCTGATTTCTCAAGAGATTCCACATGGTATGGATCGCCGTACTTTCTTGATGCGAAGCGCCGTGGTCGGCGCGACGGCATTGATTACCGGGCACAGTATCTCCGCCCAGCAGAGAACAGAGCGGGCCACGGGGGCGCCGCTGATCGCCACGGGGACGCCGACGAAGCTGGATTCCAATCTGAATGTCGTGAAGCAAGCGAAGGGGCCTGTGATGACGACGCTGGACGAATTCTACAAAGTGGGACCCGGCCCCTCGAGCTCGCACACCATCGGCCCAATGCGCATCACCTACGATTTCTACCAGCGCTGTACCAAACTGCCCGCGGACAAACTCGCGAAGGCGACAGGATTGAAAGTTCACCTTTACGGCAGCCTCAGCGCCACAGGCAAAGGGCACGGCACGGAGCGCTCCTCGCTGGCAGGAGTGATTGGGAAAGAACCGGCAACCATCGATCCCGCATTTCTCGATAGCCTCCGCGACAACCCTGACCAGACGTTTCCTGTGAAGCTCGGCACCACGACCTTTAATGTGAGCCTGAAGGACATCATCTACGACGCCCCCAAAGGCGACTTCCCACATCCGAACACCATGACGGCCAAACTCCTGGCCGGAACCGAGGTGCTGCTCGAGCAGGAGTACTACTCAGTGGGCGGCGGATTCATCGAGTGGAAAGGCTACACGCCTCCCAAGAAAAACCCGCCCAAGTACCCGTTCTCGACGATGACGGAATTGCGGCAACACGCCGAGAAAAACAACTTGTCGATTGCGCAAGTCATCCTGGCCAACGAGATGTCGATTGCCGGAAGGAGCGAACAGGAGGTCTATGCCTTCATCGACAAGATCACAAACGCGATGGTGGCCATCGTGAAGTCGGGGCTCAGCGCGCCGGAAGACAGTGTGTTACCTGGGCCGATCAAGCTGCAAAGCAAGGCGGCGACCGTCTATAAGCGAGCCATGGATGACCAGTTCCAGTCAGACCGTGGCATCGGCGCTCTGTCGGCGTACGCGCTGGCGGGGTCGGAGGAAAACGGGCGTGGTCACCTGGTCGTCACCGCGCCGACAGGCGGTTCTGCCGGAGTCCTGCCGGCCCTCGTCTACGGCTTGGGCGAGGGAGGCCGCAAGCTTCCGCAAGAGAAGATTCGCCAGGGCATGCTTGCGGCGGCGGCGATTGGTTACCTGTGCAAGCACAACGCGACGCTGGCTGCCGCAGAGGGCGGCTGCCAGGCGGAGATCGGCGTTGCGTCGGCGATGGCCGCGGCACTGGTCGCGACGGCGCACGACGCGATTCCCCGGGTCGTCGAGAATGCGGCGGAGTCGGCGCTTGAGCATCATCTAGGCATGACCTGCGACCCGGTCGCAGGGTTCGTGCAGGTTCCCTGCATTGAGCGATGTGCCTTCGGTGCCGTCAAGGCCTGGACCGCCTGGGTTATCGCCAGTAATGAGATCGCATCGCGGCATCGCGTCGATCTCGACGCAACGATTGCCGCGATGGCTCAGACCGCCAAGGACATGAACAGCAAGTACAAAGAGACCAGCGAGGCCGGACTTGCCGTCTCCGTGACACTCTGCTGA